The following DNA comes from Amycolatopsis albispora.
TGGGGGTGGCGTTCGCTGACCACCACCTCGCTCGCGATCTCCCGGCCGGGGCCCTCCCACCAGTCGGCGAGTTCGACACCCGAATTCAGCCGCTGCTCACGGTCGTTCGCCATCAGCAGGCCGACCCCGCTGGTGTAGTTCGTCACGGTCATCACCAGCTGGAACTTCTCCACCGGCGTCAGGTCGAACCCCTCGAAGGAGGCCAGGGACCACTCCACCTCTTCGGACATGTTCTGCAGCAACACGGTTCGCGGGCTGGTGACGAACGGCAGCACCCACGGGTACTTCTGGTACAGCTCCCAGTCGTTGCGCGCGACCGCGGTCATCCGCTCCCGCCAGCCGGTCAGCTCCGGGGTGCGCGCCGACTGCCGGGCGATCACCTCTTCGACCATCAGCACGAGCAGTTCTTCCTTGCCGGGCACGTACCGGTACAGCGACATCGTGCCCGCGCCGAGTTCGGCCGCGATCCGGCGCATCGACAGCGCACCGGCGCCTTCCGCGTCGGCCACGTCGATCGCCGCCTGCACGATCGCGTCCACCGTCAGCGAGCGCTCCGGATCCGCGGTCGCGGCCCTGGTCACCGTCGCCCCGGCGGCCACCCGCGCGCGGTACGCCTTGGCCTGGCAGGACCGCGAGCAGTACCGCGGGCGACGGCCGCGCGAGGGCACCTCGAGCGCGGCCCCACATTCCACACAGCTCATTTCCGCACACCCCGTTCTCGTGACGAAAAGATACCACACGGCGTGACGAAAACAGCCGCGTGACGTTTTGACCTGCGCAAATGCCCCTTGTGGCCCGGATTCGAGCGTGCGTATCTTGTACGCAGAATCTCCGCGTACACCGTATTCCCGAGGGGACCCTGCCATGACCGCCAAAGCCAGCCGCAAGGACTGGTTCGGCCTCGCCGTACTCGTGCTCGCCTGCCTGCTCGTGTCGATGGACATGAGCGTGCTGCTCTACGCGATCCCGTTCCTCAGCGAGGACCTCACCCCGACCAGCACCCAGCTGCTGTGGATCATCGACATCTACGGCTTCCTGCTGGCCGGGCTGCTGATCACGATGGGCTCGCTGGGCGACCGGATCGGCAGGCGGCGCCTGCTGTTGTTCGGCGCCGCGTTGTTCGGCCTGGCCTCGGTGGCCGCCGCCTTCGCCCCCAGCCCTGAACTCCTGATCGCCGCGCGTGCCCTGCTCGGTGTCGCCGGTGCCACCCTGGCACCGTCCACTTTGGCCCTGATCAGGAACATGTTCACCGATCCGGACCAGCGCCGGGCCGCGATCGGCATCTGGACCGGCGGTTTCGCCGGTGGCGTGATGGTCGGCCCGATCGCCGGTGGCCTGCTGCTGGAGCACTTCTGGTGGGGTTCGGTGTTCCTGATCAACGTGCCGGTGATGGTGCTGCTGCTGGTGCTCGCGCCGCTGGTGCTGCCCGAGTTCACCGACCCGCGCCCCGGCCGCTTCGACCTGCTCGGCGCGGCGCTGTCGCTGGCCACGGTGCTGCCGATCATCTACGGCATCAAGGAGCTCGCGGCGGGCACGGGTGGCTGGCAGCCAGTCGCGTCACTGGCCGCCGGACTGGTCATCGGCGTGGTTTTTGTGCAGCGGCAACGCTCCCAGGACGATCCGATGATCGACCTCCGGCTGTTCGCCGGCCGCCGGTTCAGCACCGCTATCGGCACCACCACGGTGACCCAGTTCGCGATGATGGGCCTGGCCTACTTCAGCACCCAGTACCTTCAGTCGGTGCTCGGTTTCAGCCCGCTCGAAGCAGCACTGTGGACACTGCCGACGATGGTGGGCATGTTCATCGGGCTGGCGCTCGGCAGCACGCTGGCCACCAAGGTCCGCCCGGCCTCGCTGATCGGTGGCGGGCTGGCGATCGGTGCTTCGGGGTACGTCGTGTTCAGCTTCTCCACTCCGGACAGCGGGCTGCCGCTGCTGCTCGCCGGTGGCGGGCTGATGACGCTCGGCATGGGCATCGTGACGGTGCTGGCGACCGAGGTGGTGCTGGCCACCGCCCCGCCGGAACGCGCGGGCGCGGCGTCGGCGCTGTCGGAGACCAGCACCGAATTCGGCGGGGCACTGGGCATGGCGGTGCTCGGCACCATCGGCGCCGCGGTCTACCGGTCCAATGTGGAGATTCCGGCCGGGCTGCCGGCCGAGGCCGCCGCGGCCGCGCACGACACGCTCGGCGGCGCGGTGGCGGTGGCCGCCCACCTGCCGCCCGAAGTGGCGCCCGGTTTCCTGCGTGGTGCCTACGAAGCGTTCACCGACGGCATGACCGTGACCATGCTGATCGGCGCCGGAGTCCTGCTGGCCGGCGGCGCGCTGGTCGCGCTGCTGCTGCGCCAGGTCAACCTGTCCTCACGAGTCGAAGTCCACAGTTAACGCGTCGGCCGCCGGGAAGGTCTGGCAGGTGAGCACGAAGCCCGCGTCCACTTCGGACGCTTCGAGGGCGAAGTTGCGCCGCATGTCGGCCTTCCCGT
Coding sequences within:
- a CDS encoding TetR/AcrR family transcriptional regulator: MSCVECGAALEVPSRGRRPRYCSRSCQAKAYRARVAAGATVTRAATADPERSLTVDAIVQAAIDVADAEGAGALSMRRIAAELGAGTMSLYRYVPGKEELLVLMVEEVIARQSARTPELTGWRERMTAVARNDWELYQKYPWVLPFVTSPRTVLLQNMSEEVEWSLASFEGFDLTPVEKFQLVMTVTNYTSGVGLLMANDREQRLNSGVELADWWEGPGREIASEVVVSERHPQLSALMAAQPGIADFDQAFEFGLARVLDGIELLLDGR
- a CDS encoding MFS transporter; the encoded protein is MTAKASRKDWFGLAVLVLACLLVSMDMSVLLYAIPFLSEDLTPTSTQLLWIIDIYGFLLAGLLITMGSLGDRIGRRRLLLFGAALFGLASVAAAFAPSPELLIAARALLGVAGATLAPSTLALIRNMFTDPDQRRAAIGIWTGGFAGGVMVGPIAGGLLLEHFWWGSVFLINVPVMVLLLVLAPLVLPEFTDPRPGRFDLLGAALSLATVLPIIYGIKELAAGTGGWQPVASLAAGLVIGVVFVQRQRSQDDPMIDLRLFAGRRFSTAIGTTTVTQFAMMGLAYFSTQYLQSVLGFSPLEAALWTLPTMVGMFIGLALGSTLATKVRPASLIGGGLAIGASGYVVFSFSTPDSGLPLLLAGGGLMTLGMGIVTVLATEVVLATAPPERAGAASALSETSTEFGGALGMAVLGTIGAAVYRSNVEIPAGLPAEAAAAAHDTLGGAVAVAAHLPPEVAPGFLRGAYEAFTDGMTVTMLIGAGVLLAGGALVALLLRQVNLSSRVEVHS